The Haloplanus salinarum genome includes a region encoding these proteins:
- a CDS encoding Lrp/AsnC family transcriptional regulator encodes MADKLELLDLLLEDARESTDTIARQLGCDESEVESMIAELEDEGAVLGYQPVVDWSRVETDHVTAEVELNLELDRETKYGDVASRITKFDEVTALRLVSGDYDFDVTVEGDSMRDVSMFVSEQIAPIPEVTQTVTHFVMNTYKNRGLEFTDSDDDDRLSISP; translated from the coding sequence ATGGCCGACAAGTTGGAGCTACTCGACCTCCTCCTCGAGGACGCCCGCGAGAGCACGGACACCATCGCGCGGCAGCTCGGATGCGACGAGAGCGAGGTGGAGTCGATGATCGCGGAGCTCGAAGACGAGGGTGCGGTCCTCGGCTATCAGCCGGTCGTCGACTGGAGCCGCGTCGAGACGGACCACGTGACGGCCGAGGTGGAGCTCAACCTCGAACTCGACCGGGAGACGAAGTACGGCGACGTGGCGAGCCGGATCACGAAGTTCGACGAGGTGACCGCGCTCCGCCTCGTCTCCGGCGACTACGACTTCGACGTAACCGTCGAGGGGGACTCCATGCGCGACGTGTCCATGTTCGTCTCCGAACAGATCGCGCCGATCCCGGAGGTGACCCAGACGGTGACCCACTTCGTCATGAACACGTACAAGAACCGGGGACTGGAGTTCACCGACAGCGACGACGACGACCGCCTCTCGATCTCGCCATGA
- a CDS encoding pyridoxal phosphate-dependent aminotransferase encodes MKLSERARNTPPSGIRRFFELAEEMDDVISLGVGEPDFSAPWKARAAAIHSLERGRTSYTTNRGMLELREAIAGHVPRYDLDYDPETEILVTTGASEAVDLALRALVDPGDAVAVQSPAYISYGPGVRFSGGEPLPVSTRPENDFVMTYDDLERAGAADAEVLMICYPNNPTGATASAGDLAEIAEFAREHDLTVLADEIYAGLTYEGDHTSIATLPGMRERTIVFNGFSKAYAMTGLRLGYALGPSEAIDAMNRIHQYTMLSAPTTAQYAALEALEACDDDVAEMRTQYDRRRRFVISRFHDMGLDCFEATGAFYAFPEAPYDDEQFAEDLLHSEGVAVVPGRVFGEEGYGHLRVSYATGMADLKEAMTRMERFLDERRDET; translated from the coding sequence ATGAAGCTCTCGGAGCGCGCCAGGAACACGCCCCCGTCGGGCATCCGACGCTTCTTCGAACTCGCCGAGGAGATGGACGACGTCATCTCGCTCGGGGTCGGCGAACCGGACTTCAGCGCGCCGTGGAAGGCACGGGCGGCCGCCATCCACTCCCTCGAACGGGGGCGGACCTCCTACACCACCAACCGGGGGATGCTGGAGCTCCGCGAGGCCATCGCCGGCCACGTGCCGCGGTACGACCTCGACTACGACCCCGAGACCGAGATCCTAGTGACGACCGGAGCGAGCGAGGCGGTGGATCTGGCGCTCCGTGCCCTCGTCGACCCCGGCGACGCCGTCGCGGTCCAGTCCCCGGCGTACATCTCCTATGGGCCGGGCGTGCGGTTCTCCGGCGGGGAGCCACTGCCCGTCTCGACCCGCCCGGAGAACGACTTCGTGATGACCTACGACGACCTGGAGCGGGCGGGCGCCGCCGACGCCGAGGTGCTGATGATCTGCTATCCGAACAACCCCACGGGGGCGACGGCGAGCGCCGGCGACCTCGCCGAAATCGCCGAGTTCGCCCGGGAGCACGACCTGACGGTGCTGGCCGACGAGATCTACGCGGGCCTGACCTACGAGGGCGACCACACCTCGATCGCGACACTGCCGGGGATGCGCGAGCGGACGATCGTCTTCAACGGCTTCTCGAAGGCCTACGCGATGACGGGGCTCCGCCTCGGATACGCCCTCGGGCCGAGCGAGGCCATCGACGCGATGAACCGCATCCACCAGTACACGATGCTCTCGGCGCCGACGACGGCCCAGTACGCCGCCCTCGAAGCCCTGGAGGCGTGCGACGACGACGTCGCGGAGATGCGAACACAGTACGACCGTCGTCGGCGGTTCGTCATCTCTCGGTTCCACGACATGGGCCTCGACTGTTTCGAGGCGACTGGCGCCTTCTATGCCTTCCCCGAGGCGCCGTACGACGACGAGCAGTTCGCGGAGGACCTGCTCCACTCGGAGGGCGTCGCCGTCGTCCCCGGCCGCGTGTTCGGCGAGGAGGGGTACGGACACCTGCGCGTCTCGTACGCCACGGGGATGGCGGACCTGAAGGAGGCGATGACCCGCATGGAGCGGTTCCTCGACGAACGCAGGGACGAGACATAA